The following DNA comes from Candidatus Poribacteria bacterium.
AATAGTAAGTATAAACCATTATCTCCTCATACCGGCAGTTGTGATAGGTGCTGGCGGACTGATCCCGTTGGTTTACCTGCTCGTCAAAGCGTTTTCTGCGGAAGGCACTGCACTTATGCAGATTGTCTTCCGCTGGCGAAACGCAAGGTTGTTCTTTAACACACTCCTGCTGACCGCCGGTGTTCTCGCGTTAGATTTACTGTTAGCAACTCCCGCTGCATGGTTAACAACCCGAGTAAACCTGAAGGGGAAACGTGTCTTTACGGTGCTTTGTGCTTTACCCCTTGCCATTCCAGGCTATGTGATGGCTTACGCACTGCTGGCACTCGGCGGGAACACCGGTATCGTCGCCCAATTTTTCGGCAATAGTATTCCGCGTCTCAGTGGTTACTGGGGAGCACTTCTCGCACTGAGTGCCTATACAAGTCCGTATCTCTTTTTGAATCTGCGTACCGCACTGTTAGGACTCGACCCAAGTCTTGAGGAATCTGCCCGAAGTCTTGGCTACCGATATCGCGAAACTTTTTTCCATATCGTCCTTCCGCAACTCCGTCCTGCTCTTTATGCAAGCGGTTTACTCATCAGCCTACACGTCCTCGGGGACTTCGGCGTTGTGTCACTGATGCGCTATGAGACCTTTAGTTATGCCCTTTACATAGAGTATACGCTCTCTTTCGAGCACATCTATGCCGCGTGGCTTGCGCTCATGCTCCTTGTATTTACTGGATGTCTGCTCTATCTTGAGGCAAAATTACTAAATCAAGTGGTTCTCCATCGAGCAGGGAGTGGCGTTTCCCGGCAACTGCCACAGATCCGACTCGGTAGGTGGCGAGTCTCCGCTTACCTGTACCTCAGTGTGCTCTCATTTGCGACTGTAGTTATCCCTGCTGGTGCTGTCCTACTCTGGATGTTTAGAGGGTTCGATATTACCGTACTGGATGGGCTTGTGAATGCACTCATCGGTTCACTGTCGATTGCGGTACCCGCGGGAATTCTGTGTGCATTTCTGGCAGTTCCGTTCGCCTATGTAGGTATTCGATATCCATCGCGCCTGTCAAACATGTTAGGGCGTGTTGCCTATATCGTCTAC
Coding sequences within:
- a CDS encoding iron ABC transporter permease, which produces MSKRKIVSINHYLLIPAVVIGAGGLIPLVYLLVKAFSAEGTALMQIVFRWRNARLFFNTLLLTAGVLALDLLLATPAAWLTTRVNLKGKRVFTVLCALPLAIPGYVMAYALLALGGNTGIVAQFFGNSIPRLSGYWGALLALSAYTSPYLFLNLRTALLGLDPSLEESARSLGYRYRETFFHIVLPQLRPALYASGLLISLHVLGDFGVVSLMRYETFSYALYIEYTLSFEHIYAAWLALMLLVFTGCLLYLEAKLLNQVVLHRAGSGVSRQLPQIRLGRWRVSAYLYLSVLSFATVVIPAGAVLLWMFRGFDITVLDGLVNALIGSLSIAVPAGILCAFLAVPFAYVGIRYPSRLSNMLGRVAYIVYAIPPLAFALSLIFFVLNTVSFIYKTLPVLIYACTLHFLAEAIGPVRSSLYQASPNLEEAARSLGYSRIQAFFRALLPILMRGMLTATALVFLATMKELPLTFLLSPAGYETLALNVWSYTSEAMFAEAAPYALTILALSGIFVGVLIRHEGHAQE